A genome region from Triticum aestivum cultivar Chinese Spring chromosome 2B, IWGSC CS RefSeq v2.1, whole genome shotgun sequence includes the following:
- the LOC123040120 gene encoding uncharacterized protein codes for MSREPRSHHLRAKDLDDAVKQLLGLLCECDRTTQGKAKAFCFGGWDAEGLGASAVLRATAKALRSTSDPDMKRHIGRIIHVDCSLWKNRRAMQRAIAEDLNLQHVMALFDEQDEEDDFRGVDESSREVIASIGRVIYESLMYEKFLLILHYGGDEDIDLAECGIPEVGPFGKGKLLWTNHGRFPYSVSGLHKLMSISTYIDMTIYSGPQDMVSNSISIKNSSHPVCAFFHKQAAAVIDHTGMDGINPTTVLDCLLYSTFLTKQSQQNPAIGVDYGWDTHACNYWICDGILQGDRAWEIGNALYGVISRLGYSSAAKGPFARYLNQRENPYNGWYSVTSNKKTAHDMCYVPNSASSYFLTYKGHDPIYLRYDFFHLATNLRVLKLSKCSFDFAYPPFRCCHNLRFLWLDHCTNTRKEYGSGSIFPNLLVFDLHFTEYVLFPQMIELMTNLREINTKGVSWKTIGHAWKRLQKLHKLRVTESSDVITVDSFSSIDMMDLQLLDLSGNTRMESLPELSSAISLKMLVLDGCSSLEHIVLQGALPLLESFSFDGFGPADNWTLFIDLPQRELRLKSPVDLDEKKAKVVPQERNKGKEKAKVASQKEEETAKVALQKKELKAKVTKISLEGCVRLHKIFLRALPNLKELDLSSTSIKVLNLKAMGVPGLRKLFLLGCQQLRALIWDGYPRLQVLHVDTRGTTRSMLDGSFDFKACIAFTDGRFIGPAIQGIKSQIYPNSSRVHLLITCMDHSQASITNSIEEVCPSQETNLVPTGKLSLYNDIALVKDVKCLSLLWDRRQLQPLEKHIEIGEGSYNFESIDDNGYFRDFVLTFVQSLHVHDNSSITAIPPKRGGIWRGLEWCHVERCPKLHILFKCWRAQMNFEHIRAFSASDLPMAYCIWGRGINTQSSSRCFKQLQHIYLHNCPQLVFVLPISFILHSLETLQIAYCSNLRHVFPLDKWCPQEIASGVKFDNLKHIKLYHLHSLEQVCEAKLTAPALQTISLRDCWGLRRLPAVAHQDPKPVVDCEKDWWDKLVWDGVDVGHDPSLFEIRHSAHYKKTIPRGSLLR; via the exons AGAGCAAAGGATCTTGACGACGCCGTCAAACAATTGCTTGGTCTTTTGTGTGAATGCGACCGTACTACACAAGGCAAAGCTAAAGCATTTTGCTTTGGTGGCTGGGATGCTGAGGGTCTGGGAGCATCTGCTGTTCTTAGAGCTACAGCGAAAGCCTTAAGATCCACAAGCGATCCTGACATGAAAAGACATATTGGCAGAATTATCCATGTGGATTGCTCCCTATGGAAAAATAGAAGGGCCATGCAGAGGGCAATTGCGGAGGATTTGAACCTTCAGCATGTAATGGCACTATTTGATGAGCAGGATGAAGAAGATGATTTTAGAGGGGTAGATGAGAGCTCTAGGGAAGTGATAGCAAGCATCGGAAGAGTGATCTATGAATCTCTAATGTATGAAAAGTTTCTGCTGATTTTACATTATGGGGGAGATGAAGATATTGATCTGGCAGAGTGTGGCATTCCTGAAGTTGGTCCGTTTGGTAAAGGTAAATTGCTGTGGACCAATCATGGAAGATTTCCCTACTCAGTGAGCGGATTGCATAAGTTGATGTCCATTTCTACTTACATTGATATGACCATCTACTCTGGCCCTCAAGATATGGTCTCCAACTCCATCTCTATCAAAAATAGTAGTCACCCGGTGTGTGCTTTCTTTCACAAACAAGCGGCTGCAGTGATTGATCACACCGGCATGGATGGCATCAACCCGACAACAGTTCTAGATTGCTTATTGTACTCAACGTTCCTGACAAAACAATCACAACAAAACCCAGCCATCGGTGTCGACTATGGTTGGGATACTCACGCTTGCAACTACTGGATTTGTGATGGAATCCTTCAAGGGGACAGAGCTTGGGAGATTGGCAATGCATTATATGGAGTGATATCACGGTTAGGCTATTCTTCAGCGGCAAAAGGACCATTTGCAAGGTATTTGAATCAGCGAGAAAACCCCTATAATGGCTGGTATTCAGTTACCTCAAACAAAAAAACCGCACATGACATGTGTTATGTACCCAATAGTGCATCATCATATTTCCTAACTTACAAGGGACATGATCCAATTTATCTACGCTATGATTTTTTTCACCTAGCTACCAATCTCCGTGTGCTAAAACTCAGCAAGTGCAGCTTTGATTTTGCATATCCTCCTTTTCGGTGTTGCCACAACTTGAGATTCCTTTGGCTTGATCATTGCACAAACACAAGGAAGGAGTATGGCAGCGGATCAATTTTTCCCAACCTGCTGGTGTTTGACTTGCATTTCACAGAATATGTTTTATTTCCACAGATGATTGAACTGATGACAAATCTCAGGGAGATAAATACAAAGGGAGTCTCATGGAAGACTATCGGTCATGCATGGAAAAGGCTACAGAAACTTCACAAGCTCCGAGTAACCGAATCTTCAGATGTCATCACAGTGGACAGTTTCTCTTCCATAGATATGATGGATCTGCAGCTCCTTGACTTGTCCGGCAACACTCGCATGGAATCATTACCTGAATTGTCATCAGCAATAAGTTTGAAGATGCTTGTTCTTGATGGTTGTTCCAGCTTGGAGCATATTGTACTCCAAGGAGCTCTTCCACTGCTTGAGAGTTTCAGCTTCGATGGTTTTGGCCCAGCTGACAACTGGACACTTTTCATAGATCTGCCACAAAGGGAATTACGACTCAAGTCTCCGGTAGATCTAGATGAGAAGAAAGCCAAGGTGGTCCCACAAGAAAggaataaaggaaaagaaaaggccAAGGTGGCctcccaaaaagaagaagaaacagccAAGGTGGCCTTGCAGAAAAAGGAATTAAAAGCCAAGGTGACCAAGATCTCCCTAGAGGGTTGTGTTCGATTGCACAAAATATTCTTGCGTGCACTGCCCAATTTGAAGGAACTGGACCTCTCTAGTACATCCATTAAAGTGCTCAACCTCAAGGCAATGGGCGTTCCAGGCCTCAGGAAGCTATTCCTATTGGGTTGTCAGCAACTTCGTGCCCTGATCTGGGACGGATACCCTAGATTGCAAGTGCTACATGTAGACACACGGGGAACCACAAGATCAATGCTGGACGGATCCTTTGACTTTAAGGCCTGTATTGCCTTTACAGATGGAAGGTTCATAGGGCCAGCCATACAAGGAATAAAAAGTCAAATATACCCTAACTCCTCCAGGGTACACCTCCTTATCACTTGTATGGATCATAGCCAAGCCAGCATCACGAATAGTATTGAGGAGGTTTGCCCTAGCCAAGAAACCAATTTGGTTCCAACAGGGAAGTTGTCTCTTTATAATGATATTGCCCTTGTCAAGGATGTCAAATGCTTGTCCTTGTTATGGGACCGTCGACAGCTTCAACCTTTGGAGAAGCACATCGAGATTGGCGAAGGAAGCTACAACTTTGAGAGTATAGATGACAACGGATATTTCAGAGATTTTGTTTTGACATTTGTTCAATCGTTGCATGTGCATGACAATTCATCCATCACTGCTATTCCCCCAAAGCGTGGAGGGATCTGGCGCGGCCTAGAATGGTGTCATGTGGAGAGGTGCCCAAAGCTCCACATCCTTTTTAAATGTTGGAGGGCACAAATGAACTTTGAACACATAAGGGCATTCTCAGCTTCTGATCTCCCGATGGCCTATTGCATCTGGGGTAGAGGCATTAATACTCAAAGCAGTAGTCGTTGTTTCAAACAACTGCAGCACATATACCTGCACAACTGCCCTCAGCTGGTGTTCGTCCTCCCCATTTCCTTCATCTTGCATAGCTTGGAGACCCTCCAGATTGCGTACTGCAGTAACCTTCGACATGTTTTCCCATTGGACAAATGGTGCCCTCAAGAAATCGCATCTGGTGTCAAATTCGACAATCTGAAGCACATCAAGCTATACCATCTTCATAGCCTGGAGCAGGTTTGCGAGGCCAAACTGACCGCACCGGCATTACAGACGATCAGTCTCAGGGATTGCTGGGGCCTGAGGCGTCTACCGGCTGTAGCACATCAAGATCCTAAGCCGGTGGTGGACTGTGAGAAGGACTGGTGGGATAAGCTCGTGTGGGACGGCGTCGATGTTGGCCATGACCCGTCGCTCTTCGAAATACGCCACTCAGCTCACTACAAGAAGACCATCCCAAGGGGCTCCCTTCTAAG ATAA
- the LOC123043247 gene encoding stress-response A/B barrel domain-containing protein HS1, whose protein sequence is MAAAAGSGGVVKHLVLARFKEEATPEALDQLIRRYAGLVDAVPSMKAFHWGTDVTVLDTHEGFTHVFESTFESAEGVKEYIAHPSHVEFVDEFLALAEKMLIVDYKPAATN, encoded by the exons ATGGCCGCGGCTGCGGGGAGCGGCGGCGTGGTGAAGCACCTCGTCCTCGCGCGGTTCAAGGaggaggcgacgccggaggcgcTGGACCAGCTCATCCGCCGCTACGCCGGCCTCGTCGACGCCGTCCCCTCCATGAAGGCATTCCACTG GGGAACCGATGTGACCGTGCTAGACACGCACGAAGGGTTCACGCACGTCTTCGAGTCCACTTTTGAAAGCGCAGAGGGAGTCAAGGAGTACATTGCACACCCATCACATGTAGAGTTTGTAGATGAATTCTTGGCTTTGGCGGAGAAAATGCTCATAGTGGATTACAAGCCGGCAGCTACCAATTAG
- the LOC123043246 gene encoding stress-response A/B barrel domain-containing protein HS1, with protein MAAAAGSGGVVKHLVIVQFKEDVTPERLDGLIRGYAGLVDKVPSMKAFHWGTDVSIENMHQGFTHVFESTFESTEGVKEYVYHPAHVEFATDFLGSTEKVLIIDFKPAAVN; from the exons atggctgcggcggcggggagcggcggcgTGGTGAAGCACCTCGTCATCGTGCAGTTCAAGGAGGACGTGACCCCGGAGCGGCTGGACGGGCTCATCCGCGGCTACGCCGGCCTCGTCGACAAGGTCccctccatgaaggccttccactg GGGAACCGATGTGAGCATAGAGAACATGCATCAGGGGTTCACGCACGTCTTCGAGTCCACCTTCGAAAGCACGGAGGGAGTCAAGGAGTACGTTTACCACCCAGCACACGTCGAGTTTGCAACTGATTTCTTGGGTTCAACGGAGAAAGTCCTCATAATCGACTTCAAGCCGGCAGCGGTCAACTAA